One stretch of Streptomyces sp. B21-083 DNA includes these proteins:
- a CDS encoding DUF6573 family protein — protein MDDEYGPEVFSYTRAEAFEDGTFIEVPPAAASAAGIEMPLIITAGARQEFVAGNDGGEAGRLRTVLSAVARAVEASPADEICFVVPAGELPSGQEPTGADRLIAITEPGDSGEPVMTLMLPDEM, from the coding sequence ATGGATGATGAATACGGGCCCGAGGTTTTCTCCTACACGCGGGCAGAGGCCTTCGAGGACGGCACCTTCATCGAGGTCCCGCCCGCGGCCGCCTCGGCCGCTGGCATCGAGATGCCGCTGATCATCACTGCAGGCGCGCGGCAGGAATTCGTGGCAGGTAACGATGGTGGCGAGGCTGGGCGGCTGAGGACGGTGCTGTCCGCCGTGGCAAGGGCTGTCGAAGCCTCGCCCGCGGACGAGATCTGTTTCGTTGTGCCAGCCGGGGAATTGCCCTCCGGGCAGGAGCCCACTGGCGCCGACCGGCTCATCGCCATCACGGAGCCCGGCGATTCGGGCGAGCCCGTCATGACCTTGATGCTCCCCGACGAGATGTGA
- a CDS encoding phosphoadenosine phosphosulfate reductase yields the protein MSRDLQLGLFPTEPVADPLPDLVPDEVDIYILNLSGGKDGPRAAALALDAARAAGVEDRVYTIHASLGPLEWPAVTVDGVRYPGSSELAALHSRALGVPPERHIEVRRSRDLEGERVPYDLLTYIAERGDWPWKGVLPCRSDWKTGLIYGAFSSMVRARKRELGRPVVCANVLGIRADESPDRKKRPALRTTTDNTARVVHEWSPAHQVTTQEVKDWTDEQGLPHQWCYDSHPGAGDWKGSSRCSCSLCVLANRRDLLLAVQRRPRLAELYALVERVRGVPFNPNTSMAELIERAARPGAPDPGVVTEDEGPEFDALESAVQAALKKPAKRARYVRPVPAGDALPGCCNGCAAGGAAGPDQEV from the coding sequence ATGAGCCGCGACCTGCAGCTCGGTCTGTTCCCCACCGAACCGGTAGCCGACCCCCTGCCGGACCTCGTCCCGGACGAGGTCGACATCTACATCCTCAATCTCTCCGGCGGGAAGGACGGCCCCCGCGCCGCCGCCCTGGCTCTGGACGCCGCGCGCGCCGCCGGCGTCGAAGACCGGGTCTACACCATCCACGCCAGTCTCGGTCCCTTGGAGTGGCCCGCTGTCACCGTCGACGGCGTCCGCTACCCCGGCAGCAGCGAACTGGCGGCCCTCCACAGCCGGGCCCTGGGGGTGCCTCCCGAGCGGCACATCGAGGTCCGCCGGAGTCGTGACCTGGAGGGCGAGCGCGTCCCCTACGACCTGCTGACCTACATCGCCGAGCGCGGTGACTGGCCGTGGAAGGGGGTGCTCCCCTGCCGGAGCGACTGGAAGACCGGCCTCATCTACGGCGCTTTCAGCTCCATGGTCCGGGCCCGCAAGAGGGAGCTCGGCCGTCCGGTGGTCTGCGCGAACGTCCTGGGGATCAGGGCGGACGAGAGCCCGGACCGCAAGAAGCGGCCCGCGCTCCGGACAACGACGGACAATACGGCCCGTGTCGTGCACGAGTGGTCCCCCGCCCACCAGGTGACCACCCAGGAGGTCAAGGACTGGACGGACGAGCAGGGTCTTCCTCACCAGTGGTGCTACGACTCCCACCCCGGGGCGGGAGATTGGAAGGGATCCAGCCGCTGCTCCTGCTCGCTGTGCGTCCTCGCCAACCGGCGGGACCTGCTGCTCGCCGTGCAGCGCCGGCCGCGGCTGGCGGAGCTGTACGCCCTCGTCGAGCGGGTGCGGGGGGTCCCCTTCAACCCCAACACGAGCATGGCCGAGTTGATCGAACGGGCCGCCCGCCCCGGAGCACCTGATCCGGGGGTGGTCACCGAGGACGAAGGACCCGAGTTCGACGCTCTGGAGAGCGCCGTCCAGGCCGCGCTGAAGAAGCCTGCCAAGCGGGCCCGCTACGTCCGCCCCGTACCCGCGGGAGATGCCCTGCCCGGCTGCTGCAACGGCTGCGCGGCCGGCGGTGCCGCCGGGCCGGACCAGGAGGTGTGA